Proteins encoded by one window of Pristiophorus japonicus isolate sPriJap1 chromosome 17, sPriJap1.hap1, whole genome shotgun sequence:
- the afg2b gene encoding ATPase family gene 2 protein homolog B, producing MMFPEAFVRMGVKPTRGILLYGPPGCAKTTLVKAAASSCRCSFLSVSGADLFSPFVGDSEKALAQVFRQARAAAPSILFLDEIDSMLGSRSLDATSGRSVHERVLSVLLNEMDGIGRSVTERRGSGQKTLECEGEQSEGQTKKLEFQEVCNKDVIVVAATNRPDLLDDALLRPGRFDQIIFVPTPDKEARLSILRICTSKTPLDDVSLEELAAETVGFTGADLQNLCKEAALLALQENGLDAAAVNHRHFLKSLQSVKPSLSQQQMEFYQNLFSTNDLS from the exons ATGATGTTCCCGGAGGCATTTGTGAGGATGGGTGTGAAGCCCACACGGGGAATTCTCCTGTACGGACCCCCCGGATGTGCAAAGACCACACTGGTGAAGGCTGCGGCCTCTAGCTGCCGCTGTTCCTTCCTGTCAGTCAGTGGAGCTGATCTCTTCTCACCGTTTGTCGGCGATTCTGAAAAGGCCTTGGCTCAG GTTTTTCGGCAAGCTCGAGCCGCCGCTCCATCAATCCTGTTCCTAGATGAGATTGACTCCATGCTGGGATCCCGGTCACTCGACGCTACGAGTGGCCGCAGTGTCCATGAGCGGGTCCTGTCGGTTCTTCTTAATGAGATGGATGGAATTGGCCGGTCAGTGACTGAGAGGAGAGGCAGTGGACAGAAAACGCTCGAGTGTGAAGGAGAACAATCCGAGGGACAGACAAAAAAG TTGGAGTTTCAGGAGGTCTGTAACAAAGATGTGATTGTGGTCGCTGCTACAAATCGGCCGGACCTGTTAGATGATGCTTTGCTGCGACCTGGGAGGTTTGACCAAATAATCTTTGTTCCGACTCCAGATAAAGAG GCAAGACTTTCCATACTGAGGATCTGCACGTCCAAAACTCCGCTGGATGATGTGTCCTTGGAGGAGCTGGCAGCTGAGACGGTGGGCTTTACTGGAGCTGATTTACAGAATTTGTGCAAAGAG GCTGCCTTGCTGGCTCTACAAGAAAACGGACTTGATGCAGCTGCTGTGAATCACCGTCACTTTCTGAAATCCCTTCAGAGTGTAAAACCCTCCCTGAGCCAGCAACAGATGGAATTCTACCAGAACTTATTCTCAACAAATGACCTCAGCTGA
- the c17h15orf48 gene encoding normal mucosa of esophagus-specific gene 1 protein, which yields MVRFFSMLWKRKELIPLVTLMAAAASGATTVCIYFLTTKSDVIINKTSNPTPWENVDPNTPQKLMTINQKWQPVEELQILKGYNK from the exons ATGGTGCGCTTTTTCTCAATGCTCTGGAAAAGGAAGGAG CTCATTCCTTTGGTCACGCTCATGGCCGCTGCTGCTTCAGGAGCCACTACAGTTTGCATCTATTTCCTCACCACCAAGAGCGACGTCAT AATTAATAAGACCAGTAACCCGACTCCATGGGAGAACGTGGACCCCAACACACCCCAGAAG CTTATGACCATCAACCAGAAGTGGCAGCCTGTGGAGGAGTTACAGATTCTGAAAGGTTACAACAAATGA